In Sphingomonas sp. JUb134, the sequence ATCACCGAATGATCACCCCTTCATCCGGTTGACGTCGTCGACCGAGATCGAGCCGCGGCCACGGAAATAGATCACCAGGATCGCCAGGCCGATGGCGGCTTCGCCGGCGGCCACGGTGAGCACGAACATCGCGAACACCTGCCCCACCAGGTCGCCCAGGTAGGAGGAGAAGGCCACGAAGTTGATGTTCACGCTGAGCAGGATCAGCTCGATCGCCATCAGCAGCACAATCAGGTTCTTCCGGTTGAGGAAGATGCCGAGCACGCCGAGCGTGAACAGGATCGCCCCCACGACCAGATAATGGATCAGACCG encodes:
- the nuoK gene encoding NADH-quinone oxidoreductase subunit NuoK, with translation MIGLIHYLVVGAILFTLGVLGIFLNRKNLIVLLMAIELILLSVNINFVAFSSYLGDLVGQVFAMFVLTVAAGEAAIGLAILVIYFRGRGSISVDDVNRMKG